The Cryptococcus neoformans var. neoformans B-3501A chromosome 7, whole genome shotgun sequence genome window below encodes:
- a CDS encoding hypothetical protein (HMMPfam hit to PHD, PHD-finger, score: 52.3, E(): 1.3e-12) — MPRQPPAKRARLSTRAISSTSEQPEVGPSRSVNDESPTKLDKGKGKAEATITQTQEKQGKQSEGEMDATEELEAWQDFAADHYETVEQLPLELHRNFRLLRELDDGTLAQMDTLKKLIRTYVSGRIALEQPRSLSTPLEEAALKKSNREEDSIDAERAEETLSHHDSPQEGEEGVNPASETTAEPANSGEPSLNPSLTDEKQKEPGVPLADGAGGLIIPCSPESQAKVPARAKFPSLPSSPTARHSGAIENDDPNIDSLARAAAQQNHSSSIPLRASRPAGPHSLLPEISRLAREIVRTSDEKVAVAIGAYNAVDRHIRALDSALTAQEASILLGLRPSTLPSNAIDEALDLEGSTGKAGTGQRVDGRSRGQGTADVVGEGDEREVTLGIGGGGSRKKGKKRKGKPKQRESQDGNEEGKVEENWNIPPDPNEPRYCYCNRVSFGEMIGCDNDECPLEWFHLQCLGFENPPTGKWLCDLCKPKTNGHGAGTSAGAARRSRVSGGRKR, encoded by the exons ATGCCCAGACAGCCTCCAGCCAAGCGCGCGAGGCTCTCCACCAGGGCGATTTCATCTACCTCGGAACAGCCAGAAGTTGGCCCATCTCGCTCTGTCAATGATGAATCACCCACTAAGCTTGAcaagggcaaaggcaaagcgGAAGCCACTATTACACAAACACAAGAAAAACAAGGCAAACAatcagaaggagagatggatgcaactgaagagcttgaagcaTGGCAAGATTTTGCTGCGGATCATTATGAAACGGTTGAGCAATTACCTTTGGAGCTGCATAGGAATTTTAGATTGCTGAGGGAGTTGGACGACGGCACATTAG CACAAATGGATACGCTGAAGAAACTTATACGTACTTATGTGTCCGGAAGAATAGCTCTAGAACAACCAAGATCATTGTCAACTCCATTAGAAGAAGCGGCGCTCAAGAAGAGTAAtagggaggaggatagtATCGATGCTGAGAGGGCAGAGGAAACACTGTCACATCATGACTCAcctcaagaaggagaagaaggtgttAATCCAGCCTCTGAGACTACAGCGGAGCCGGCGAATTCGGGTGAACCGTCTTTAAACCCATCGTTAACAGATGAGAAACAGAAAGAGCCAGGTGTACCTCTAGCAGACGGTGCAGGTGGTCTCATCATTCCATGTTCACCAGAATCTCAAGCAAAAGTCCCAGCACGAGCAAAAttcccttccttgccatcGTCACCAACGGCTCGACACAGTGGGGCCATTGAGAATGACGATCCAAACATCGATTCTCTTGCCCGAGCTGCAGCCCAACAAAACCATTCTTCGTCAATCCCGCTGAGAGCATCTCGACCGGCTGGTCCCCATTCTCTGCTGCCGGAAATTTCGCGCCTTGCCCGCGAAATTGTACGGACTAGCGATGAGAAAGTTGCTGTCGCCATCGGCGCTTACAACGCT GTTGACAGACATATCCGCGCTCTGGATTCTGCTCTCACGGCCCAGGAAGcatccatcctccttggtCTTCGCCCTTCAACACTCCCATCAAATGCCATCGACGAGGCTCTCGATCTAGAAGGTAGTACGGGCAAGGCGGGCACTGGGCAACGCGTAGACGGGCGGAGTCGTGGGCAAGGAACTGCAGACGTTGTGGGCGAAGGGGACGAACGGGAGGTGACACTAGGAATAGGCGGGGGCGGGtcgagaaagaaaggaaaaaagagaaaaggaaagccAAAACAGAGAGAATCTCAGGACgggaatgaagaaggcaaggtgGAAGAAAACTGGAATATCCCTCCAGACCC AAATGAGCCGAGGTACTGCTATTGCAACAGAGTGTCGTTTGGAGAGATGATTGGCTGTGAT AACGACGAGTGCCCATTAGAATGgtttcatcttcaatgTTTAGGCTTTGAGAATCCGCCGACAGGCAAGTGGCTATGTGATCTATGTAAACCAAAAACAAACGGTCATGGTGCGGGGACTTCTGCGGGAGCGGCTAGAAGGAGCCGGGTCAgtgggggaaggaaaaggtag
- a CDS encoding hypothetical protein (HMMPfam hit to PS_Dcarbxylase, Phosphatidylserine decarboxylase, score: 237.7, E(): 2.1e-68) → MFLPQYGRVLKRSVNVPYRHPARAPICAGFRRETVAAARLFVRSNSTKPPKFEPSDFKAEPRNPGSTKNAENHQSSKGKTLNEKVAQAWSTPTKWYPIPIALGALVLLAVQYRKQTRGEIEVETQGPEGAVIRRSGNRVDGPWQVRVMGALPLRSLSQLWGYLNGLVLPVWFRPFGFKLYAKIFGCNLDEVPKDLTEYESLGDFFYRELKDGVRPIAEAPMVSPADGRVLHFGEIAGERVEQVKGITYSLEALLGSQSDLHGQPIDIPRSNSEAEVVDDEHFAKINDIPYSLTALLGQGPSRKRAQADYSEAQPVGKIEDASHPPEGQAVGHDASVAASLGTSALDSKTDGSTKLPSLSEHSKLFFLVIYLAPGDYHRFHSPTTWIVERRRHFTGDLFSVSPYIANRMKDLFVLNERVALLGRWKYGFYSMIPVGATNVGSIKVNFDEALRTNTRVLTHPPKTYAEATYNSASILKGQPLLAGEEMGGFRLGSTIVLVFEAPEKWKFHLKAGESVKVGQPLGAFEE, encoded by the exons ATGTTTCTCCCACAGTATGGGCGAGTCCTGAAGCGATCTGTCAACGTTCCTTATCGGCATCCGGCGCGTGCTCCTATCTGCGCCGGTTTTCGCCGCGAGACCGTCGCTGCAGCTCGACTCTTTGTAAGATCGAACAGTACAAAACCCCCAAAGTTTGAGCCATCAGACTTCAAGGCGGAACCCAGAAATCCAGGATCAACGAAAAATGCGGAGAATCACCAGAGCTCAAAAGGCAAAACCCTGAACG AAAAGGTGGCTCAAGCCTGGTCTACGCCCACCAAATGGTATCCTATTCCCATTGCTCTCGGTGCGCTTGTATTACTAGCAGTTCAGTATCGCAAGCAAACCCGTGGTGAAATTGAAGTAGAAACACAGGGACCAGAAGGAGCTGTCATTAGAAGATCTGGAAATCGAGTAGATGGACCATGGCAG GTACGAGTGATGGGTGCTCTCCCATTGCGGTCGCTTTCACAATTGTGGGGTTATCTCAACGGCCTTGTTCTCCCCGTTTGGTTTCGTCCGTTTGGCTTCAAGCTATATGCCAAGATCTTTGGTTGTAACCTTGATGAAGTACCCAAAGACCTTACAGAGTATGAGAGCTTGGGAGATTTCTTCTACCGAGAGCTCAAAGATGGTGTGAGACCTATAGCTGAAGCTCCCATG GTATCACCGGCTGATGGCCGAGTCCTTCATTTTGGAGAGATTGCCGGCGAGCGGGTTGAACAGGTCAAGGGCATCACCTACTCTCTTGAGGCCCTTCTTGGCTCTCAATCCGATCTCCATGGTCAACCAATCGACATTCCACGCAGTAACTCTGAAGCTGAAGTTGTAGACGATGAGCACTTTGCTAAAATCAACGATATTCCCTACTCTCTCACCGCTCTTCTTGGCCAAGGCCCCAGCCGAAAGAGAGCTCAAGCCGATTACTCCGAGGCCCAGCCCGTAGGCAAAATTGAAGATGCCAGTCATCCACCAGAAGGTCAAGCAGTTGGGCATGACGCGTCAGTTGCTGCATCCCTGGGTACCAGTGCTCTTGACTCCAAAACCGATGGTTCTACCAAGCTGCCTAGTTTATCCGAACATAgcaagctcttcttccttgtcaTTTATCTCGCCCCTGGCGACTATCACCGATTCCATTCCCCCACAACTTGGATTGTTGAGCGTCGTCGACACTTTACCGGCGATCTTTTCTCCGTCTCACCATATATCGCCAATAGGATGAAGGACTTGTTTGTGCTAAACGAACGTGTCGCTCTGCTCGGCCGTTGGAAGTACGGCTTCTATTCAATGATTCCTGTGGGTGCCACCAATGTTGGTTCAATCAAGGTCAATTTCGATGAGGCCCTGCGCACAAACACACGTGTCCTCACTCACCCTCCCAAGACCTACGCGGAAGCTACATACAATTCAGCATCCATATTGAAGGGGCAGCCCCTTTTGGCAGGTGAAGAAATGGGTGGCTTTAGGTTGGGCAGTACAATTGTTCTTGTGTTTGAGGCACCTGAAAAGTGGAAATTCCACCTGAAGGCTGGCGAAAGTGTCAAAGTTGGGCAACCTTTAGGAGCGTTCGAGGAATAG
- a CDS encoding hypothetical protein (Match to ESTs gb|CF188248.1|CF188248, gb|CF188247.1|CF188247) has translation MASGSSSNNKLISATAKHTDAEGYEMPWVEKYRPVLLDDIVGNSDTVDRLKVIAEDGNVPHIIISGMPGIGKTTSIHCLAHALLGEAYKEGVLELNASDERGIDVVRNKIKSFAQRKVTLPPGRHKIIILDEADSMTAGAQQALRRTMEIYSNTTRFALACNMSNKIIEPIQSRCAILRYSKLNDAEVLKRLKEICDMESIKHNDEGLAALIFTAEGDMRQAINNLQSTWSGFGFVNQDNVFKICDQPHPIVIRQMIKDCQHGKIDEALARVNALWDQGYSAVDIVVTVFRVVKGMEELPEYLKLEFIREIGWTHMRVLEGVGTLVQLGAMIARLSKFTLPPNALKI, from the exons ATGGCATCCGGATCGTCATCGAATAATAAACTTATCTCGGCCACTGCCAAACATACCGATGCTGAGGGTTACGAAATGCCCTG GGTCGAGAAATATCGTCCGGTCCTTTTGGACGATATCGTTGGCAACTCAGATACCGTTGATCGGTTGAAGGTCATTGCAGAGGATGGTAACGTGCCgcatatcatcatctctggTATGCCAGGTATCGGAAAAACCACTTCTATACATTGCTTGGCGCATGCGCTTCTAGGAGAAGCGTACAAGGAGGGAGTATTGGAACTGAATGCGTCCGATGAGCG CGGTATCGACGTAGTCAGAAACAAGATAAAGTCGTTCGCTCAAAGAAAAGTTACCCTCCCACCTGGAAGACACAAAATCATCATTCTTGATGAAGCCGATTC AATGACAGCCGGTGCTCAACAAGCACTTCGTCGAACTATGGAAATTTACTCCAATACCACTCGATTCGCCCTCGCCTGTAACATGTCCAACAAGATCATTGAACCTATCCAAAGTCGATGTGCAATTTTAAGATATAGCAAGCTCAATGACGCCGAAGTATTAAAGCGGCTTAAGGAAATTTGCGATATGGAGAGC ATCAAGCACAATGATGAAGGCCTCGCAGCACTCATTTTCACTGCTGAGGGCGACATGCGTCAAGCAATTAATAATCTCCAATCTACGTGGTCAGGTTTTGGTTTTGTCAACCAAGATAACGTATTCAAAATCTGCGATCAACCCCATCCTATTGTCATTCGCCAAATGATCAAAGACTGCCAGCATGGCAAAATCGATGAGGCCCTTGCAAGAGTGAACGCACTCTGGGATCAAGGATACTCGGCGGTGGATATTGTTGTAACCGTATTCAGAGTTGTCAAGGGCATGGAGGAGTTGCCGGAGTACTTGAAGTTGGAGTTCATCCGG GAGATTGGCTGGACTCATATGCGTGTCCTTGAAGGCGTTGGAACGCTCGTCCAGCTGGGCGCCATGATTGCTCGTCTGAGCAAGttcactcttcctccaaacGCCCTCAAAATATAG
- a CDS encoding hypothetical protein (Match to EST gb|CF194402.1|CF194402; HMMPfam hit to Pribosyltran, Phosphoribosyl transferase domain, score: 119.4, E(): 8.5e-33) codes for MASAAYSTIKLFSGSSHPELAALIAKRLRIPLARANISQPPSGETKVTIVESVRDCDVYILNTGAGAVNTNLMELCIMIHACKIASARRITAIIPHFPYARQDKKDKSRAPITAKLVANMLREAGCDHVITMDLHASQIQGFFDVPVDNLYAEPSMIQYMRNNIDVHDCVIVSPDAGGAKRATSIADRLNVEFALFHKERKKANEVSRMVLVGSVTGKIAILVDDMADTCGTLGLAAKNLLEAGATKVYAFATHGILSGNALKVISESGMEKLIITNTIPQSENCEKCEKIEVIDVSRVLAEVIRRSHFGESVSYLFHEVPYSNGVGA; via the exons ATGGCATCTGCTGCGTATTCCACTATCAAGCTCTTCTCTG GTTCCTCTCACCCTGAGCTTGCTGCTCTCATCGCCAAGCG ACTGAGAATACCTCTTGCACGAGCCAACATCAGCCAACCACCTTCGGGTGAGACCAAGGTCACTATAGTGGAGAGTGTTCGAGATTGCGATGTATACATTTTGAACACT GGTGCGGGGGCTGTGAACACTAACTTGATGGAACTTTGTATCATGATTCATGCTTGCAAG ATTGCCTCTGCCAGAAGAATCACGGCCATCAttcctcatttcccctATGCACGACAAGATAAGAAGGACAAATCCCGAGCTCCCATCACTGCTAAGCTTGTAGCCAACATGTTGAGGGAAGCAGGTTGCGACCACGTTATT ACTATGGACTTGCACGCGTCTCAGATCCAAGGATTTTTTGATGTCCCTGTTGACAA C CTCTATGCCGAACCTTCGATGATTCAATATATGCGGAATAACATTGATGTTCATGACTGTGTCATCGTCTCCCCGGATGCCGGTGGTGCCAAGCG AGCCACTTCCATTGCCGACCGATTAAATGTCGAGTTTGCGCTTTTCCACAAGGAACGTAAAAAGGCCAATGAAGTCTCCCGTATGGTTTTAGTCGGTTCCGTCACTGGCAAGATTGCCATCCTGGTCGATGATATGGCCGATACATGTGGCACTCTTGGTCTTGCTGCTAAGAACCTTTTGGAAGCCGGGGCCACCAAGGTTTATGCCTTTGCTACACACGGTATTCTTAGCGGCAATGCGCTGAAGGTGATCAGCGAGAGTGGAATGGAAAAGTTGATCATTACCAACACCATCCCTCAATCGGAAAACTGTGAGAAGTGCGAGAAGATCGAGGTGATTGATGTGAGCCGAGTATTGGCCGAGGTGATCAGGAGAAGTCACTTTGGAGAGTCCGTG TCTTACCTTTTCCATGAAGTGCCTTATTCCAATGGTGTAGGTGCGTAG